A genomic window from Pseudonocardia broussonetiae includes:
- a CDS encoding SDR family NAD(P)-dependent oxidoreductase, which produces MDTFTGKLAVITGGGAGMGSDLARMLAAEGCGVALCDVSEANLEETLERCRTDAAPGTRVTSCVADVSSEADLRAFRAHVEQAHETDHVDLLFNNAGIGGGGYSFVSEPREQWERVFDVNWRGVYLGVRVFLPLLMRSERARIVNTSSVNGFWAGLSPTESLVAYSTAKFAVRGFSEALISDLRLRAPHVGVSVVMPGYVGTSLVRNSMTYLGDAGDGTGAIDRSFRANAPTTSESAAGEILDGVRAGEWRILVGDDARILDEAVRADPLAVYEPDFFERMRARGVFATMPEPPAGSL; this is translated from the coding sequence ATGGACACGTTCACGGGGAAGCTCGCGGTCATCACGGGCGGCGGCGCCGGCATGGGGTCGGACCTGGCGAGGATGCTCGCGGCGGAGGGGTGCGGTGTCGCCCTCTGCGACGTGTCGGAGGCCAACCTCGAGGAGACCCTGGAGCGCTGCCGCACCGACGCGGCGCCGGGCACCCGCGTGACGTCCTGCGTCGCGGACGTCTCGTCCGAGGCGGACCTCCGGGCCTTCCGCGCCCACGTCGAGCAGGCGCACGAGACCGACCACGTCGACCTGCTGTTCAACAACGCCGGCATCGGGGGCGGGGGGTACAGCTTCGTCTCCGAACCGCGCGAGCAGTGGGAACGCGTCTTCGACGTCAACTGGCGCGGTGTCTACCTCGGGGTCCGGGTCTTCCTGCCGCTGCTGATGCGGAGCGAGCGGGCCCGGATCGTCAACACCAGCAGCGTCAACGGCTTCTGGGCGGGGCTCAGCCCCACCGAGTCGCTGGTCGCCTACAGCACCGCGAAGTTCGCCGTGCGCGGCTTCAGCGAGGCGCTGATCAGCGATCTCCGGCTGCGGGCCCCGCACGTCGGCGTGTCCGTGGTGATGCCGGGGTACGTCGGGACCTCACTGGTCCGCAACTCGATGACCTACCTCGGCGACGCCGGCGACGGGACCGGCGCGATCGACCGGAGCTTCCGCGCCAACGCCCCCACGACCTCGGAGTCGGCGGCCGGGGAGATCCTCGACGGCGTGCGCGCGGGCGAGTGGCGGATCCTCGTCGGTGACGACGCCAGGATCCTGGACGAGGCGGTCCGCGCCGACCCGCTGGCGGTGTACGAGCCGGACTTCTTCGAGCGGATGCGGGCGCGCGGGGTGTTCGCCACGATGCCGGAGCCCCCGGCGGGATCTCTCTAG
- a CDS encoding class II aldolase/adducin family protein produces the protein MTTETDGARTAGAVRYLDGVPLTRQELPPLPGPPTSGTVEEERLHRRQKLAGALRIFGRLGFGEGVAGHITVRDPEWPDHFWVNPFGVGFRHMRVSDLVLVDHDGDVVHGSRQVNRAAFVLHSAIHQARPDVVAAAHAHSPYGKSFSSLGIPLDPLTQDACTFYGDHAVVTEQGGAVVLEIEAGRQVAAGLGSCKAAIHQNHGLFTVGRTLDEAVFWFLSLERSCQAQLMAMAAGEPLPIRHEWAAYTAQQNGTPWAGWFNFQPLWDEVRHTDPDLFD, from the coding sequence GTGACGACGGAGACGGACGGCGCACGGACCGCGGGGGCCGTGAGGTACCTCGACGGTGTCCCCCTCACGCGGCAGGAGCTCCCGCCGCTCCCCGGACCGCCGACGTCCGGAACCGTCGAGGAGGAACGGCTGCACCGCCGGCAGAAGCTCGCCGGCGCGCTGCGGATCTTCGGCCGCCTCGGTTTCGGCGAGGGCGTGGCCGGCCACATCACCGTGCGCGACCCGGAGTGGCCCGACCACTTCTGGGTCAACCCCTTCGGCGTCGGCTTCCGGCACATGCGGGTCAGCGACCTCGTCCTCGTCGACCACGACGGCGACGTCGTGCACGGGTCCCGGCAGGTCAACCGCGCCGCGTTCGTGCTGCACTCCGCGATCCACCAGGCGCGTCCGGACGTGGTGGCCGCGGCCCACGCGCACTCGCCGTACGGCAAGTCGTTCAGCTCCCTGGGGATCCCGCTCGACCCGCTGACGCAGGACGCGTGCACCTTCTACGGGGACCACGCCGTCGTCACCGAGCAGGGGGGTGCCGTCGTCCTCGAGATCGAGGCGGGGCGCCAGGTCGCGGCGGGCCTCGGGTCGTGCAAGGCCGCGATCCACCAGAACCACGGCCTGTTCACCGTCGGGCGCACCCTCGACGAAGCGGTGTTCTGGTTCCTCTCCCTGGAGCGCTCCTGCCAGGCCCAGCTCATGGCGATGGCGGCGGGGGAGCCCCTGCCCATCCGGCACGAGTGGGCGGCGTACACCGCGCAGCAGAACGGCACCCCGTGGGCCGGCTGGTTCAACTTCCAGCCGTTGTGGGACGAGGTCCGCCACACCGATCCCGACCTGTTCGACTGA
- a CDS encoding enoyl-CoA hydratase-related protein: MSDTATQPDTDTVLTERRGGVLVLTLNRPERLNAWNAGLERRYFSLLDEAEADPDVRVVVVTGAGRGFCAGADMDELDVLTGAGEAAAPVRTVPCHRPLLMRKPLIAAVNGAAAGLGFVQALYCDLRFTTPTAKFTSSFTRRGLIAEYGAAWLLPRLVGHSRAADLLLSARVVPGQEALAMGLVDRVVDPGELLDTAVAYGQDLADHCSPAAVAAVKAQLAAAAVSTFPEAVDEADRRMLQSFGHPDFAEGVTSYREKRPPAFTGLALR, encoded by the coding sequence GTGAGCGACACAGCCACCCAGCCGGACACCGACACGGTGCTGACCGAGCGGCGGGGCGGGGTGCTCGTCCTGACGCTGAACCGCCCCGAGCGCCTCAACGCGTGGAACGCCGGCCTGGAGCGCCGGTACTTCTCGTTGCTCGACGAGGCGGAGGCCGACCCGGACGTCCGGGTCGTCGTCGTGACGGGCGCCGGGCGCGGCTTCTGCGCCGGTGCCGACATGGACGAGCTCGACGTGCTCACGGGCGCGGGCGAGGCGGCGGCACCCGTGCGCACCGTCCCCTGCCACCGTCCGCTGCTGATGCGCAAACCGCTGATCGCGGCGGTCAACGGGGCGGCCGCCGGCCTGGGGTTCGTCCAGGCGCTGTACTGCGACCTGCGCTTCACCACGCCCACCGCCAAGTTCACGTCGTCCTTCACCCGCCGGGGACTGATCGCCGAGTACGGCGCGGCGTGGTTGCTGCCGCGGCTCGTCGGTCACAGCCGCGCCGCCGACCTGCTGCTCTCCGCCCGGGTCGTGCCGGGTCAGGAGGCCCTGGCCATGGGCCTCGTCGACCGGGTCGTCGACCCCGGCGAGCTGCTCGACACCGCGGTCGCCTACGGGCAGGACCTGGCGGACCACTGCTCACCCGCGGCCGTGGCGGCGGTGAAGGCGCAGCTCGCGGCCGCGGCCGTGAGCACGTTCCCCGAGGCGGTCGACGAGGCGGACCGGCGGATGCTGCAGTCGTTCGGCCATCCCGACTTCGCGGAGGGCGTGACCAGCTACCGGGAGAAGCGGCCGCCGGCGTTCACCGGGCTGGCCCTGCGCTGA
- a CDS encoding sugar ABC transporter substrate-binding protein, which produces MTRDGNPLSRRSFFAGTAGVGAGLALTACSTSGGTAASTAAAPGAASTATGASFTAADFASLKGKQIGVVGINLQGPTVARSVQIMTELSAEHGFALQSVSTAFDLARTNDTMRVWADTGFDAIVVANTEAANITEGLAAANRAGVPVGGFYCGVAPGLAFDVGANEFISGNRCATYIQQRLAATGGGKGIAIFGYTPLANLRERELCVTTQADYFGTPILLRHEVNADSSVPDVQNTTANLLTKYPQGGELGAVFVGWDQGGFAAVSAIESAGRDDVFVVSIDGEEANLDSIRQGGPQGATVVNDMVAVSNVVLTQLGKIIGGAAPPQNAQLYVDAPLITSANVPAGGVPQGTGLTPFYAG; this is translated from the coding sequence ATGACACGAGACGGCAACCCGCTCTCCCGGCGTTCGTTCTTCGCCGGCACGGCCGGGGTGGGCGCGGGTCTGGCGCTGACCGCCTGCAGCACCAGCGGCGGCACCGCCGCGAGCACCGCGGCCGCCCCCGGAGCGGCGAGCACCGCGACGGGTGCCTCCTTCACCGCCGCCGACTTCGCGAGCCTGAAGGGCAAGCAGATCGGGGTGGTGGGCATCAACCTGCAGGGACCGACCGTGGCCCGCAGCGTGCAGATCATGACGGAGCTGTCCGCCGAGCACGGGTTCGCGCTGCAGTCGGTGAGCACGGCGTTCGACCTGGCGCGCACCAACGACACGATGCGGGTGTGGGCCGACACCGGGTTCGACGCGATCGTCGTCGCGAACACCGAGGCGGCGAACATCACCGAGGGACTGGCGGCGGCGAACCGGGCCGGTGTCCCGGTGGGCGGCTTCTACTGCGGGGTCGCTCCCGGGCTCGCGTTCGACGTGGGCGCCAACGAGTTCATCTCGGGCAACCGGTGCGCCACCTACATCCAGCAGCGCCTCGCCGCGACCGGCGGGGGCAAGGGGATCGCGATCTTCGGCTACACCCCGCTCGCCAACCTCCGCGAGCGTGAGCTGTGCGTGACGACCCAGGCCGACTACTTCGGGACGCCGATCCTGCTGCGCCACGAGGTGAACGCCGACTCCTCGGTCCCCGACGTGCAGAACACGACCGCCAACCTGCTGACGAAGTACCCGCAGGGCGGTGAGCTGGGGGCCGTCTTCGTGGGCTGGGACCAGGGCGGGTTCGCCGCCGTCTCGGCGATCGAGTCGGCGGGCCGGGACGACGTCTTCGTCGTCTCCATCGACGGCGAGGAGGCCAACCTGGACTCGATCCGGCAGGGCGGCCCGCAGGGCGCCACGGTCGTGAACGACATGGTGGCCGTGTCCAACGTGGTGCTGACGCAGCTCGGGAAGATCATCGGCGGGGCCGCCCCGCCGCAGAACGCGCAGCTCTACGTGGACGCCCCGCTGATCACCTCGGCGAACGTCCCGGCCGGCGGGGTCCCGCAGGGGACCGGCCTCACGCCGTTCTACGCGGGCTGA
- a CDS encoding alpha/beta fold hydrolase, whose amino-acid sequence MPIVFVHGNPETTSVWRPLLTELEVRGVTDAVLLSPPGFGAPVPAGFGCTAPEYRTWLVGELERIGEPVDLVGHDWGAGHLYAVAATRPDLLRSWVADCSGIIHPDYRWHPAARTWQTPGDGDELVAQMVAMTGDDLVASDDVPAGLAPSIAEHFDETMGRSILAVYRSAVQPYMRELGDRLAAAPRTRSLVVHTPADPYTMPELAPAVVERLGSEVCTLHGCGHWWMWERPAEAAEAMVDFWARG is encoded by the coding sequence ATGCCGATCGTCTTCGTCCACGGGAACCCCGAGACGACCTCCGTGTGGAGGCCGCTCCTGACCGAGCTGGAGGTCCGCGGCGTCACCGACGCGGTGCTGCTGTCCCCTCCGGGGTTCGGCGCGCCCGTGCCGGCCGGCTTCGGCTGCACGGCGCCGGAGTACCGGACGTGGCTCGTCGGTGAGCTCGAACGGATCGGGGAGCCGGTCGACCTCGTCGGGCACGACTGGGGCGCCGGCCACCTGTACGCGGTGGCGGCGACGCGCCCGGACCTGCTGCGCTCCTGGGTCGCCGACTGCTCCGGCATCATCCATCCCGACTACCGCTGGCACCCGGCCGCCCGGACCTGGCAGACGCCCGGGGACGGCGATGAGCTCGTCGCGCAGATGGTCGCGATGACCGGCGACGACCTCGTCGCCAGCGACGACGTGCCGGCGGGCCTGGCACCGAGCATCGCGGAGCACTTCGACGAGACGATGGGTCGCTCGATCCTCGCGGTCTACCGGTCGGCCGTGCAGCCCTACATGCGCGAGCTCGGGGACCGGCTCGCGGCCGCGCCGCGGACCCGCTCGCTGGTCGTGCACACGCCCGCGGACCCGTACACGATGCCCGAGCTCGCGCCGGCGGTGGTCGAGCGCCTCGGCAGCGAGGTGTGCACGCTGCACGGCTGCGGGCACTGGTGGATGTGGGAGCGGCCGGCCGAGGCCGCCGAGGCGATGGTCGACTTCTGGGCGCGCGGCTGA
- a CDS encoding helix-turn-helix transcriptional regulator, with product MQLPSEQYERIFTVLERCDAARTVQDFKEVVLDSLGSAFSYRHLTCFAGPTIQDVFADRSPALRGSCAVSWPGYRDRWHKIDVLSSDESCRALDRDGFSDIDRLTSMPDWGRRYIDGHMRRWGYRSSAVMHLQFPQGGHALVGITDPEPGLVDDVDAAALRMLSRQLSAISRRMPVAEEPAPPALSGRLQEVAALVCEGRSNKEIAATLYLSLDTVKKYVSRILATTGCRSRAEYVARYRRPAVS from the coding sequence GTGCAGCTACCCTCCGAGCAGTACGAGCGGATCTTCACCGTGCTCGAGCGCTGCGACGCGGCCCGCACGGTCCAGGACTTCAAGGAGGTCGTCCTCGACTCGCTCGGCTCCGCCTTCTCCTACCGCCACCTCACCTGCTTCGCCGGCCCGACCATCCAGGACGTGTTCGCCGACCGGTCGCCCGCGCTGCGCGGGTCGTGCGCCGTCAGCTGGCCGGGGTACCGCGACCGCTGGCACAAGATCGACGTGCTCTCCTCCGACGAGTCGTGCCGGGCGCTGGACCGTGACGGCTTCAGCGACATCGACCGGCTCACGTCGATGCCGGACTGGGGACGCCGGTACATCGACGGCCACATGCGCCGCTGGGGCTACCGCTCCTCCGCGGTGATGCACCTGCAGTTCCCGCAGGGAGGGCACGCCCTGGTGGGGATCACCGACCCGGAGCCGGGCCTGGTCGACGACGTGGACGCGGCCGCGCTGCGGATGCTCTCGCGGCAGCTGTCGGCCATCAGCAGGAGGATGCCGGTCGCGGAGGAGCCCGCGCCGCCGGCGCTCAGCGGGCGGCTGCAGGAGGTCGCGGCCCTCGTCTGCGAGGGGCGGTCCAACAAGGAGATCGCCGCGACGCTGTACCTGAGCCTCGACACGGTGAAGAAGTACGTCAGCCGGATCCTCGCGACGACCGGGTGCCGCTCGCGTGCGGAGTACGTGGCGCGCTACCGCCGCCCGGCCGTGTCGTAG
- a CDS encoding sugar ABC transporter ATP-binding protein, producing the protein MTGPQVPFRVRGVGKSFMGVRALSDVDLDIRAGEVHGLIGQNGAGKSTLIKILAGVHRPDAGTIEVDGVEVAFADAAASTAAGIAVLHQEPQVVAEMAVYENVYLGLRPPTVGPLIRRSEMRRRCAEILARLGVELDVDQRISALSAAQTQMVGLGRCLLLGARLIIMDEPTASLGAHEVEQVYRVVERLRADGLSVVYVSHRLDEIAALCDRATVLRDGELVGRLEHDDLQDRHRLVQLILGVEPSELVRAAPHERGAVALTTHGLCWKNRVVDVDMTLHRGEVTGLAGFVGAGRSELAHLLFGAVRPDAGRIEIGGKVLRATSPAQAIRRGVALMPEDRRHQASVPEWTVRENLTLAALSSFASAGFIRRKRERRRYDADRDRFGIKAVGSESRFGHLSGGNQQKVVIAKWLATDADILIFDEPTQGVDVGAQTEIHRLVRETAREGRAVLFISSDLEETLRVSDRLLVMREGRLVADVPSRDTTLQQVLSHCFGGVQDPLQGVAG; encoded by the coding sequence ATGACCGGGCCGCAGGTGCCGTTCCGCGTCCGCGGGGTGGGCAAGAGCTTCATGGGGGTGCGGGCCCTCTCCGACGTCGACCTCGACATCCGCGCGGGCGAGGTGCACGGGCTGATCGGCCAGAACGGCGCCGGCAAGTCGACGCTGATCAAGATCCTCGCCGGGGTGCACCGACCGGACGCGGGCACGATCGAGGTCGACGGCGTCGAGGTCGCGTTCGCCGACGCGGCGGCGTCCACCGCGGCCGGTATCGCGGTGCTGCACCAGGAGCCGCAGGTCGTCGCGGAGATGGCGGTGTACGAGAACGTGTACCTCGGCCTGCGGCCGCCCACCGTCGGGCCGCTGATCCGCCGGTCGGAGATGCGCCGCAGGTGCGCCGAGATCCTGGCCAGGCTCGGCGTCGAGCTCGACGTCGACCAGCGCATCTCGGCCCTGTCGGCGGCGCAGACCCAGATGGTCGGCCTGGGGCGCTGCCTGCTGCTGGGCGCGCGCCTCATCATCATGGACGAGCCGACCGCGTCCCTCGGGGCGCACGAGGTCGAGCAGGTGTACCGGGTCGTCGAGCGGCTGCGCGCCGACGGGCTGAGCGTCGTCTACGTCTCGCACCGGCTCGACGAGATCGCCGCGCTCTGCGACCGGGCCACGGTGCTGCGCGACGGCGAGCTGGTCGGACGGCTGGAGCACGACGACCTCCAGGACCGGCACCGGCTGGTGCAGCTCATCCTCGGCGTCGAGCCGTCCGAGCTCGTCCGGGCGGCTCCCCACGAGCGCGGCGCGGTCGCGCTCACGACGCACGGGCTGTGCTGGAAGAACCGCGTCGTGGACGTCGACATGACCCTCCACCGCGGCGAGGTGACGGGCCTCGCCGGCTTCGTCGGTGCCGGCCGCTCCGAGCTGGCGCACCTGCTGTTCGGAGCGGTGCGGCCCGACGCCGGCCGGATCGAGATCGGCGGGAAGGTCCTCAGGGCGACGTCCCCGGCGCAGGCGATCCGTCGCGGGGTCGCCCTGATGCCGGAGGACCGCAGGCACCAGGCCTCGGTCCCCGAGTGGACGGTGCGCGAGAACCTCACCCTGGCCGCGCTGTCCTCGTTCGCCTCGGCGGGCTTCATCCGCCGGAAGAGGGAACGCCGGCGCTACGACGCCGACCGCGACCGGTTCGGCATCAAGGCGGTCGGCTCGGAGAGCCGGTTCGGCCACCTCTCCGGCGGCAACCAGCAGAAGGTGGTGATCGCCAAGTGGCTCGCGACCGACGCCGACATCCTCATCTTCGACGAACCCACCCAGGGCGTCGACGTCGGCGCGCAGACCGAGATCCACCGCCTCGTGCGCGAGACCGCCCGCGAGGGCCGCGCGGTCCTGTTCATCTCCAGCGACCTCGAGGAGACCCTGCGGGTCAGCGACCGGCTCCTGGTCATGCGCGAGGGACGGCTGGTGGCGGACGTGCCGTCGAGGGACACGACGCTGCAGCAGGTCCTCTCCCACTGCTTCGGCGGCGTGCAGGACCCGCTGCAGGGGGTTGCGGGCTGA
- a CDS encoding AMP-binding enzyme: MLYEHPAVREAAVIGLPDERLGEEVAAVVAPRPGAGIDADALRDWIAVRLADYKVPRIYHVVDALPKGSTGKILKRAIDRADVRRLGVRTRRLR, translated from the coding sequence GTGCTGTACGAGCACCCGGCCGTGCGCGAGGCCGCGGTGATCGGCCTCCCCGACGAGCGCCTCGGCGAGGAGGTGGCGGCGGTCGTCGCACCGCGCCCGGGAGCCGGGATCGACGCCGACGCGCTGCGCGACTGGATCGCGGTGCGGCTGGCCGACTACAAGGTGCCGCGGATCTACCACGTCGTGGACGCCCTCCCGAAGGGCAGCACGGGGAAGATCCTCAAGCGCGCCATCGACCGCGCCGACGTGCGCCGTCTCGGCGTGCGCACCCGCAGGCTCCGCTGA
- a CDS encoding acryloyl-CoA reductase yields MSVRSFRALEVDEDGDGYAVRLVERLDADLPDGDVVVDVRWSDLNYKDGLIMSGRFGLVRRFPMTAGIDLVGTVVESGVAEVPVGRLVTVNGNGLGTDHPGGLAERARVPHAWVTPVPEPIDALSAAAIGTAGYTAALAVLALRGNGVEPGSGPVLVTGAAGGAGSIAVLLLAALGHEVVASTGRRRMEEESLLRLGASSVVDRLELLGDGELGRASWAGAIDTLGSRALATVLARTRYGGTVAAMGMAMGVDLPTSVVPFISRAVTLAGIDSVHAPPELRRDAWQLLADHLDLAALRGITEVVPLEQAAERSRAVMAGTVRGRLVVDVRA; encoded by the coding sequence ATGTCCGTGCGGAGTTTCAGGGCCCTGGAGGTCGACGAGGACGGGGACGGGTACGCGGTCCGCCTGGTCGAGCGCCTCGACGCCGACCTCCCCGACGGCGACGTCGTCGTCGACGTGCGCTGGTCGGACCTCAACTACAAGGACGGGCTGATCATGTCGGGCCGGTTCGGGCTGGTCCGCCGGTTCCCCATGACCGCGGGGATCGACCTCGTCGGGACCGTGGTCGAGTCGGGCGTCGCGGAGGTGCCGGTGGGCCGGCTCGTGACGGTGAACGGGAACGGGCTCGGCACCGACCACCCCGGGGGCCTCGCCGAGCGGGCACGGGTCCCGCACGCGTGGGTGACGCCGGTCCCGGAGCCGATCGACGCGCTGTCCGCGGCCGCGATCGGGACCGCCGGCTACACCGCCGCCCTCGCCGTCCTGGCCCTGCGGGGCAACGGCGTCGAGCCCGGCAGCGGACCGGTGCTGGTGACCGGCGCCGCCGGGGGAGCCGGGTCGATCGCGGTGCTCCTGCTGGCGGCGCTCGGCCACGAGGTGGTGGCGTCGACCGGCCGGCGCCGCATGGAGGAGGAGTCGCTGCTGCGGCTGGGGGCCAGCTCGGTGGTCGACCGGCTCGAGCTGCTCGGCGACGGCGAGCTCGGGCGGGCGAGCTGGGCGGGCGCGATCGACACGCTCGGCAGCCGGGCGCTGGCCACGGTGCTGGCCCGGACGCGCTACGGCGGCACCGTCGCCGCGATGGGGATGGCGATGGGTGTGGACCTCCCGACGTCGGTGGTGCCGTTCATCTCCCGCGCCGTCACGCTGGCCGGGATCGACTCGGTGCACGCCCCGCCCGAGCTGCGGCGGGACGCCTGGCAGCTGCTGGCGGACCACCTGGACCTGGCCGCGCTGCGCGGGATCACGGAGGTCGTGCCACTGGAGCAGGCGGCCGAGCGGTCCCGGGCGGTCATGGCAGGAACCGTGCGCGGTCGGCTCGTCGTCGACGTGCGCGCGTGA